In one window of Mytilus galloprovincialis chromosome 6, xbMytGall1.hap1.1, whole genome shotgun sequence DNA:
- the LOC143079158 gene encoding uncharacterized protein LOC143079158 isoform X1, with protein sequence MRKKLYGYKMNGDVSQGEGSTGGGDASKPLNLATSASAAIQQLQNALLAGQFPMATGAAAQGGLLLQGGFAQPAVVPVSSGLAGIQLSAADLQQLQQLQQTIQQHQLQLQQVQTSQNQALQTAQTTQATQQFNAAPTLATLQGLTAANSPQIVLINTSQLGGASLQPFIIQNQGIPVLQNLTLASLGQHAQLAQQIQQPVLQQTTQAAALTQPTPAPVLQSQNVSQQLKQLQQQQQQQQQQASESIKEPVELEEESMHLTIQPEENIDLEELEQFAKTFKRRRIELGFTQGDVGLAMGKLYGNDFSQTTISRFEALNLSFKNMCKLKPLLQKWLKDADMLSASPTTPVSGGSTIGNLSPEAIARRRKKRTSIDTSVRVALEKAFIQHPKPSSEEIANLAEDLNLEREVVRVWFCNRRQKQKRINPPSMSMNVTVNAQLNSPTNTSMNLSGSLNHLMAHSLSGNQSQTIGQTLNKPTVVNSVVGNQLLSNTQTISTGIQNPISINPTKKDMQVTSVDFSNPQEALHFSQAMPLELKLTNDKTNVNSNNFSSLAQQVLPLGLTLPVTSQPKIMNSSDFSVAQNGTNSNNQIFISGLQIPTSLTANQSELTISTSS encoded by the exons ATGAGAAAAAAACTATACG GTTACAAGATGAATGGAGATGTGTCTCAAGGAGAAGGGTCAACAGGAGGGGGAGATGCCTCTAAACCACTCAATCTG gcCACCAGTGCTTCTGCAGCAATACAACAGCTACAGAATGCTTTGTTAGCTGGACAGTTCCCAATGGCCACAGGAGCAGCAGCACAAGGTGGATTGTTGTTACAGGGAGGCTTTGCTCAACCAGCTGTG GTACCAGTTTCTAGTGGACTAGCAGGGATACAGTTGTCAGCAGCAGATCTCCAACAGTTACAACAACTTCAACAGACAATTCAACAGCACCAGCTGCAGTTACAACAGGTTCAAACCAGTCAGAACCAGGCATTACAAACAGCCCAGACAACACAAGCCACTCAACAATTTAATGCTGCACCTACATTAGCCACCTTACAGGGTCTGACAGCAGCCAATTCACCACAGATTGTTCTCATTAATACATCACAGTTAGGTGGAGCTTCACTACAACCATTTATTATTCAGAACCAG GGTATTCCAGTGTTACAGAATTTAACATTGGCATCACTCGGACAACATGCACAACTGGCCCAACAG ATTCAACAACCAGTCTTACAACAAACAACACAGGCTGCTGCCCTAACTCAACCAACACCTGCTCCAGTGCTGCAATCTCAGAATGTGTCGCAACAACTTAAACAACTGCAACAACAGCAgcagcaacaacaacaacaagcaTCAGAATCTATCAAGGAACCTGTAGAACTTGAAGAGGAATCCATGCATCTTACCATACAACCA GAAGAAAACATTGATTTGGAAGAATTGGAACAGTTTGCGAAAACTTTTAAAAGAAGAAGAATTGAATTAG GATTCACCCAAGGTGATGTGGGTCTAGCTATGGGAAAGTTATATGGCAATGATTTCAGTCAGACAACTATTTCCAGATTTGAGGCATTAAATCTGAGCTTCAAAAATATGTGCAAGTTAAAACCATTATTACAGAAATGGCTGAAGGATGCTGACATGTTGTCAGCTAGTCCGACCACTCCAGTGTCGGGAGGTAGTACTATTGGAAACCTTTCCCCTGAAGCCATAGCCAGAAGGAGGAAGAAGAGAACCAGTATAGATACCTCCGTCAGGGTGGCATTAGAGAAAGCATTCATACAACATCCGAAACCATCATCAGAGGAAATAGCTAATTTAGCCGAGGATTTAAACTTGGAACGAGAGGTTGTCAGGGTGTGGTTTTGTAATAGACGTCAAAAACAGAAAAGGATTAATCCTCCATCAATGTCTATGAATGTTACTGTCAATGCACAGCTGAACTCCCCAACCAATACCTCAATGAATCTTTCTGGTTCCCTGAATCATTTAATGGCTCACTCATTATCAGGGAACCAGTCACAGACAATAGGTCAAACATTAAACAAACCAACAGTTGTAAACAGTGTTGTTGGGAACCAGTTGTTAAGTAATACACAGACAATCTCAACAGGGATACAGAACCCTATATCTATAAATCCAACAAAGAAAGACATGCAAGTTACTTCTGTTGACTTTTCTAATCCTCAGGAAGCTCTTCATTTTTCACAGGCCATGCCGTTAGAACTAAAACTTACTAACGATAAGACAAATGTGAATTCAAACAATTTCTCCTCGCTTGCACAACAAGTACTTCCGCTGGGATTAACATTACCAGTCACCTCTCAACCAAAAATTATGAATTCTTCCGATTTTTCTGTTGCACAAAATGGAACGAACTCAAATAACCAGATATTCATATCAGGATTACAGATTCCAACATCACTGACAGCTAACCAATCAGAATTGACTATATCAACCTCTTCATGA
- the LOC143079158 gene encoding uncharacterized protein LOC143079158 isoform X2, producing MNGDVSQGEGSTGGGDASKPLNLATSASAAIQQLQNALLAGQFPMATGAAAQGGLLLQGGFAQPAVVPVSSGLAGIQLSAADLQQLQQLQQTIQQHQLQLQQVQTSQNQALQTAQTTQATQQFNAAPTLATLQGLTAANSPQIVLINTSQLGGASLQPFIIQNQGIPVLQNLTLASLGQHAQLAQQIQQPVLQQTTQAAALTQPTPAPVLQSQNVSQQLKQLQQQQQQQQQQASESIKEPVELEEESMHLTIQPEENIDLEELEQFAKTFKRRRIELGFTQGDVGLAMGKLYGNDFSQTTISRFEALNLSFKNMCKLKPLLQKWLKDADMLSASPTTPVSGGSTIGNLSPEAIARRRKKRTSIDTSVRVALEKAFIQHPKPSSEEIANLAEDLNLEREVVRVWFCNRRQKQKRINPPSMSMNVTVNAQLNSPTNTSMNLSGSLNHLMAHSLSGNQSQTIGQTLNKPTVVNSVVGNQLLSNTQTISTGIQNPISINPTKKDMQVTSVDFSNPQEALHFSQAMPLELKLTNDKTNVNSNNFSSLAQQVLPLGLTLPVTSQPKIMNSSDFSVAQNGTNSNNQIFISGLQIPTSLTANQSELTISTSS from the exons ATGAATGGAGATGTGTCTCAAGGAGAAGGGTCAACAGGAGGGGGAGATGCCTCTAAACCACTCAATCTG gcCACCAGTGCTTCTGCAGCAATACAACAGCTACAGAATGCTTTGTTAGCTGGACAGTTCCCAATGGCCACAGGAGCAGCAGCACAAGGTGGATTGTTGTTACAGGGAGGCTTTGCTCAACCAGCTGTG GTACCAGTTTCTAGTGGACTAGCAGGGATACAGTTGTCAGCAGCAGATCTCCAACAGTTACAACAACTTCAACAGACAATTCAACAGCACCAGCTGCAGTTACAACAGGTTCAAACCAGTCAGAACCAGGCATTACAAACAGCCCAGACAACACAAGCCACTCAACAATTTAATGCTGCACCTACATTAGCCACCTTACAGGGTCTGACAGCAGCCAATTCACCACAGATTGTTCTCATTAATACATCACAGTTAGGTGGAGCTTCACTACAACCATTTATTATTCAGAACCAG GGTATTCCAGTGTTACAGAATTTAACATTGGCATCACTCGGACAACATGCACAACTGGCCCAACAG ATTCAACAACCAGTCTTACAACAAACAACACAGGCTGCTGCCCTAACTCAACCAACACCTGCTCCAGTGCTGCAATCTCAGAATGTGTCGCAACAACTTAAACAACTGCAACAACAGCAgcagcaacaacaacaacaagcaTCAGAATCTATCAAGGAACCTGTAGAACTTGAAGAGGAATCCATGCATCTTACCATACAACCA GAAGAAAACATTGATTTGGAAGAATTGGAACAGTTTGCGAAAACTTTTAAAAGAAGAAGAATTGAATTAG GATTCACCCAAGGTGATGTGGGTCTAGCTATGGGAAAGTTATATGGCAATGATTTCAGTCAGACAACTATTTCCAGATTTGAGGCATTAAATCTGAGCTTCAAAAATATGTGCAAGTTAAAACCATTATTACAGAAATGGCTGAAGGATGCTGACATGTTGTCAGCTAGTCCGACCACTCCAGTGTCGGGAGGTAGTACTATTGGAAACCTTTCCCCTGAAGCCATAGCCAGAAGGAGGAAGAAGAGAACCAGTATAGATACCTCCGTCAGGGTGGCATTAGAGAAAGCATTCATACAACATCCGAAACCATCATCAGAGGAAATAGCTAATTTAGCCGAGGATTTAAACTTGGAACGAGAGGTTGTCAGGGTGTGGTTTTGTAATAGACGTCAAAAACAGAAAAGGATTAATCCTCCATCAATGTCTATGAATGTTACTGTCAATGCACAGCTGAACTCCCCAACCAATACCTCAATGAATCTTTCTGGTTCCCTGAATCATTTAATGGCTCACTCATTATCAGGGAACCAGTCACAGACAATAGGTCAAACATTAAACAAACCAACAGTTGTAAACAGTGTTGTTGGGAACCAGTTGTTAAGTAATACACAGACAATCTCAACAGGGATACAGAACCCTATATCTATAAATCCAACAAAGAAAGACATGCAAGTTACTTCTGTTGACTTTTCTAATCCTCAGGAAGCTCTTCATTTTTCACAGGCCATGCCGTTAGAACTAAAACTTACTAACGATAAGACAAATGTGAATTCAAACAATTTCTCCTCGCTTGCACAACAAGTACTTCCGCTGGGATTAACATTACCAGTCACCTCTCAACCAAAAATTATGAATTCTTCCGATTTTTCTGTTGCACAAAATGGAACGAACTCAAATAACCAGATATTCATATCAGGATTACAGATTCCAACATCACTGACAGCTAACCAATCAGAATTGACTATATCAACCTCTTCATGA
- the LOC143079158 gene encoding uncharacterized protein LOC143079158 isoform X3: MPLSKPLNLATSASAAIQQLQNALLAGQFPMATGAAAQGGLLLQGGFAQPAVVPVSSGLAGIQLSAADLQQLQQLQQTIQQHQLQLQQVQTSQNQALQTAQTTQATQQFNAAPTLATLQGLTAANSPQIVLINTSQLGGASLQPFIIQNQGIPVLQNLTLASLGQHAQLAQQIQQPVLQQTTQAAALTQPTPAPVLQSQNVSQQLKQLQQQQQQQQQQASESIKEPVELEEESMHLTIQPEENIDLEELEQFAKTFKRRRIELGFTQGDVGLAMGKLYGNDFSQTTISRFEALNLSFKNMCKLKPLLQKWLKDADMLSASPTTPVSGGSTIGNLSPEAIARRRKKRTSIDTSVRVALEKAFIQHPKPSSEEIANLAEDLNLEREVVRVWFCNRRQKQKRINPPSMSMNVTVNAQLNSPTNTSMNLSGSLNHLMAHSLSGNQSQTIGQTLNKPTVVNSVVGNQLLSNTQTISTGIQNPISINPTKKDMQVTSVDFSNPQEALHFSQAMPLELKLTNDKTNVNSNNFSSLAQQVLPLGLTLPVTSQPKIMNSSDFSVAQNGTNSNNQIFISGLQIPTSLTANQSELTISTSS; this comes from the exons ATGCCTCTAAGTAAACCACTCAATCTG gcCACCAGTGCTTCTGCAGCAATACAACAGCTACAGAATGCTTTGTTAGCTGGACAGTTCCCAATGGCCACAGGAGCAGCAGCACAAGGTGGATTGTTGTTACAGGGAGGCTTTGCTCAACCAGCTGTG GTACCAGTTTCTAGTGGACTAGCAGGGATACAGTTGTCAGCAGCAGATCTCCAACAGTTACAACAACTTCAACAGACAATTCAACAGCACCAGCTGCAGTTACAACAGGTTCAAACCAGTCAGAACCAGGCATTACAAACAGCCCAGACAACACAAGCCACTCAACAATTTAATGCTGCACCTACATTAGCCACCTTACAGGGTCTGACAGCAGCCAATTCACCACAGATTGTTCTCATTAATACATCACAGTTAGGTGGAGCTTCACTACAACCATTTATTATTCAGAACCAG GGTATTCCAGTGTTACAGAATTTAACATTGGCATCACTCGGACAACATGCACAACTGGCCCAACAG ATTCAACAACCAGTCTTACAACAAACAACACAGGCTGCTGCCCTAACTCAACCAACACCTGCTCCAGTGCTGCAATCTCAGAATGTGTCGCAACAACTTAAACAACTGCAACAACAGCAgcagcaacaacaacaacaagcaTCAGAATCTATCAAGGAACCTGTAGAACTTGAAGAGGAATCCATGCATCTTACCATACAACCA GAAGAAAACATTGATTTGGAAGAATTGGAACAGTTTGCGAAAACTTTTAAAAGAAGAAGAATTGAATTAG GATTCACCCAAGGTGATGTGGGTCTAGCTATGGGAAAGTTATATGGCAATGATTTCAGTCAGACAACTATTTCCAGATTTGAGGCATTAAATCTGAGCTTCAAAAATATGTGCAAGTTAAAACCATTATTACAGAAATGGCTGAAGGATGCTGACATGTTGTCAGCTAGTCCGACCACTCCAGTGTCGGGAGGTAGTACTATTGGAAACCTTTCCCCTGAAGCCATAGCCAGAAGGAGGAAGAAGAGAACCAGTATAGATACCTCCGTCAGGGTGGCATTAGAGAAAGCATTCATACAACATCCGAAACCATCATCAGAGGAAATAGCTAATTTAGCCGAGGATTTAAACTTGGAACGAGAGGTTGTCAGGGTGTGGTTTTGTAATAGACGTCAAAAACAGAAAAGGATTAATCCTCCATCAATGTCTATGAATGTTACTGTCAATGCACAGCTGAACTCCCCAACCAATACCTCAATGAATCTTTCTGGTTCCCTGAATCATTTAATGGCTCACTCATTATCAGGGAACCAGTCACAGACAATAGGTCAAACATTAAACAAACCAACAGTTGTAAACAGTGTTGTTGGGAACCAGTTGTTAAGTAATACACAGACAATCTCAACAGGGATACAGAACCCTATATCTATAAATCCAACAAAGAAAGACATGCAAGTTACTTCTGTTGACTTTTCTAATCCTCAGGAAGCTCTTCATTTTTCACAGGCCATGCCGTTAGAACTAAAACTTACTAACGATAAGACAAATGTGAATTCAAACAATTTCTCCTCGCTTGCACAACAAGTACTTCCGCTGGGATTAACATTACCAGTCACCTCTCAACCAAAAATTATGAATTCTTCCGATTTTTCTGTTGCACAAAATGGAACGAACTCAAATAACCAGATATTCATATCAGGATTACAGATTCCAACATCACTGACAGCTAACCAATCAGAATTGACTATATCAACCTCTTCATGA